A single window of Hymenobacter sp. APR13 DNA harbors:
- a CDS encoding SMP-30/gluconolactonase/LRE family protein: MSILFRQFGLSSKLAAGLLAGASLAACSSPSTPATDASGTATTTDSTQTAAPVAPANSPLQVVAQFREPQMVGVAVLPDGRVFADFPRWDNNPVNPIAEVMPDGSVKGYPDADWCAWNETVKNEPQKHWICPQSVHADKTGMLWVLDPASPGIKGTVPGGPKLVKIDPKTDKVVQNISIPESVASRKSYLNDVRIDTQNQYAYITESGVGSLVVVDLKSGKARKLLAGHSTMMGDTTLNIKADGKELLDPTGKRAQFNADGIALSQDMQYLYWKPLTSYTLFRIKTEALRNPALTDAQLAAQIEDLGKVPASDGMEIDAQNNLYLSAFEDHSIKRRTPAGKIETVVQDPRLEWPDTFAFSGDGKTLYVTTSAIHKTPTWNKGIGKQDQPYYIFKMALK; the protein is encoded by the coding sequence ATGTCCATTCTTTTCCGCCAGTTCGGCCTGAGTTCTAAGCTGGCAGCCGGTCTGCTGGCTGGTGCCTCACTCGCCGCGTGCTCCTCGCCCTCCACGCCCGCTACCGATGCCAGTGGCACGGCTACTACTACAGATTCCACCCAGACGGCCGCGCCCGTAGCACCAGCCAATTCGCCTTTGCAGGTGGTGGCCCAGTTCCGGGAGCCGCAGATGGTGGGCGTGGCCGTGCTGCCTGATGGCCGCGTGTTTGCCGACTTCCCCCGCTGGGACAACAACCCCGTGAACCCCATTGCGGAGGTAATGCCCGACGGCTCGGTGAAAGGCTACCCCGACGCTGACTGGTGCGCCTGGAATGAAACCGTGAAAAACGAGCCCCAGAAGCACTGGATCTGTCCCCAGAGCGTGCACGCCGATAAAACGGGGATGCTGTGGGTGCTCGATCCGGCCTCGCCCGGCATCAAAGGCACCGTACCCGGCGGCCCCAAGCTGGTGAAGATTGACCCCAAAACCGACAAGGTGGTGCAGAATATCAGCATCCCGGAAAGTGTGGCCTCGCGCAAATCCTACCTCAACGATGTGCGCATTGATACTCAGAATCAATACGCCTACATCACCGAGTCGGGGGTGGGGAGTCTGGTGGTGGTGGATCTGAAATCGGGCAAGGCGCGCAAGCTGCTGGCGGGCCACTCCACCATGATGGGCGACACCACGCTCAACATCAAGGCCGACGGCAAAGAACTGCTCGACCCCACCGGCAAGCGTGCCCAGTTCAACGCCGACGGCATTGCCCTGAGCCAGGATATGCAGTACCTGTACTGGAAGCCGCTGACCAGCTACACCCTGTTCCGCATCAAAACGGAAGCCCTGCGCAACCCTGCCCTCACCGATGCCCAACTGGCTGCCCAAATTGAGGACTTAGGCAAAGTGCCCGCCTCCGACGGCATGGAAATCGATGCCCAGAACAACCTTTACCTGAGTGCCTTTGAGGACCATTCCATCAAGCGCCGCACGCCGGCCGGCAAAATCGAAACGGTGGTGCAGGACCCGCGCCTGGAATGGCCCGACACGTTTGCCTTCTCCGGCGACGGCAAAACCCTCTACGTAACCACCTCGGCCATCCACAAGACTCCCACCTGGAACAAGGGTATCGGTAAGCAGGATCAGCCCTATTACATCTTTAAGATGGCCCTGAAATAG
- a CDS encoding 2-oxoglutarate dehydrogenase E1 component, with amino-acid sequence MDANSYIANAHGDYLDNLYQSYKADPQSVDASWQKFFEGFDFAQQYPEDGMPQADGEGVLTTSASTNQAGAVRAVDTVAADKETQVRNLIHAYRSRGHLVAKTNPVRERKDRKARLSIADFGLSDADLDTKFKNGEVLGLGSEATLREIVAALQKVYTRTIGFEYMYIRDPQVLDWFREKVEKDSLSFNPGVEYKKRILKKLNEAVVFENFLHTKFLGQKRFSLEGGESTIPALDAIINKASELGVQEVMIGMAHRGRLNVLANIMGKTYEQIFSEFEGTAVPDLTMGDGDVKYHMGYSSEVEAEGGQKVNLKLAPNPSHLEAVNPVVEGFVRAKIEHQYGGDYHQILPILIHGDAALAGQGIGYELTQMSLLEGYRTGGTLHFVINNQVGFTTDFEDARSSIYSTDLAKIIDAPVLHVNGDDPEAVVFAVRLATEYRQQFHADIFIDMVCYRRHGHNESDEPKFTQPTLYNLISKHQNPREVYNAMLVQRGDVDAQLAQQMDKEFRDTLQARLDMVKQKPLPYNYQPLENEWRTLRRSKPEDFEKSPETGISEEVVAKVGKALTTLPEGFRPLKQIEKLMEERKKMFFETRMLNWAAGELLAYGSLLDEKHIVRVSGQDVQRGTFSHRHAVLHDAETSAPYNSLNYIGEGQEKLSIYNSLLSEYAVLGFEFGYAMANPTALVIWEAQFGDFANGAQTMIDQFIVSSESKWQRMNGVVLQLPHGYEGQGPEHSNARPERFLQLAAENNIIVANMTTPANFFHALRRQLTWEFRKPLVVMSPKSMLRHPLCVSPVEEFTSGHFREVLGDVYADAKKVKRVLLCSGKVYFDLLDEQQQSGRTDVAIVRLEQLHPFPKKQLDAELAKYPKAKLYWVQEEPENMGYWNYLLRFMRRELEDVISRKPSASPATGYNKVHVKEQKDLVARAFDKPKEAVADDNIKATAEVAKKQD; translated from the coding sequence ATGGACGCCAACTCTTATATCGCCAACGCCCACGGCGACTACCTCGACAACCTGTACCAGTCTTACAAGGCCGACCCGCAGTCGGTGGATGCGAGCTGGCAGAAATTCTTTGAAGGCTTCGACTTCGCCCAGCAGTACCCCGAGGACGGGATGCCGCAGGCCGATGGCGAAGGCGTGCTGACCACCTCGGCCAGCACCAACCAGGCCGGCGCCGTTCGGGCCGTGGACACGGTGGCCGCCGACAAGGAAACGCAGGTACGCAACCTGATTCACGCCTACCGCAGCCGCGGCCACTTGGTGGCCAAAACCAACCCGGTGCGCGAGCGGAAGGACCGTAAGGCCCGCCTCAGCATTGCCGACTTCGGCCTGAGCGACGCCGACCTCGATACCAAATTCAAGAACGGTGAAGTGCTGGGCCTGGGCTCGGAAGCCACGCTGCGCGAGATTGTGGCTGCCTTGCAGAAGGTGTACACCCGCACCATCGGCTTCGAGTACATGTACATCCGCGACCCGCAGGTGCTCGACTGGTTCCGTGAGAAAGTGGAGAAGGACTCGCTGAGCTTCAACCCCGGCGTGGAGTACAAGAAGCGCATCCTCAAAAAGCTGAATGAGGCTGTAGTGTTCGAGAACTTCCTGCATACGAAGTTCCTGGGCCAGAAGCGCTTCTCGCTGGAAGGTGGCGAATCGACCATTCCGGCCCTCGACGCTATTATTAATAAGGCTTCGGAGCTGGGCGTACAGGAAGTGATGATTGGCATGGCCCACCGCGGCCGTCTGAACGTGCTGGCCAACATAATGGGCAAAACCTACGAGCAGATTTTCTCGGAATTCGAGGGAACTGCCGTACCTGACCTGACCATGGGCGACGGCGACGTGAAGTACCACATGGGCTACTCGTCGGAGGTGGAAGCTGAGGGCGGCCAGAAGGTGAACCTGAAGCTGGCCCCCAACCCCTCGCACCTGGAGGCGGTGAACCCCGTGGTGGAAGGCTTCGTGCGCGCCAAGATTGAGCACCAGTATGGCGGCGACTACCACCAGATTCTGCCCATCCTCATCCACGGCGACGCGGCTTTGGCCGGCCAGGGCATCGGTTACGAGCTGACCCAGATGTCGTTGCTGGAAGGCTACCGCACCGGTGGCACGCTGCACTTCGTGATTAACAACCAGGTGGGCTTCACCACCGATTTCGAGGACGCCCGCTCTTCAATTTACAGCACCGACCTCGCCAAAATTATCGATGCGCCGGTGCTGCACGTGAACGGCGACGACCCCGAAGCCGTGGTGTTTGCCGTGCGCCTCGCCACCGAGTACCGCCAGCAGTTCCACGCCGATATCTTCATTGATATGGTGTGCTACCGCCGCCACGGCCATAACGAGTCGGACGAGCCCAAGTTCACCCAGCCCACCCTCTATAACCTCATCAGCAAGCACCAGAACCCCCGCGAGGTGTACAACGCCATGCTGGTGCAGCGCGGCGACGTGGACGCGCAGCTGGCCCAGCAGATGGACAAGGAGTTCCGCGACACCCTGCAGGCCCGCCTGGACATGGTGAAGCAGAAGCCGCTGCCCTACAACTACCAGCCCCTCGAAAACGAGTGGCGCACCCTGCGCCGCAGCAAGCCCGAGGACTTCGAGAAGTCGCCGGAAACGGGCATCAGCGAGGAAGTGGTGGCCAAAGTTGGCAAGGCCCTGACTACGCTGCCCGAAGGCTTCCGCCCCCTGAAGCAGATTGAAAAGCTGATGGAGGAGCGCAAGAAGATGTTCTTCGAGACGCGCATGCTGAACTGGGCCGCCGGCGAGCTGCTGGCCTACGGCTCCTTGCTCGACGAGAAGCACATTGTGCGCGTGAGCGGCCAGGACGTGCAGCGCGGCACGTTCTCGCACCGCCACGCCGTACTGCACGACGCCGAAACCTCGGCCCCGTACAACTCGCTCAACTACATTGGCGAAGGCCAGGAGAAGCTGAGCATCTACAACTCGCTGCTGAGCGAGTACGCGGTGCTGGGCTTCGAATTCGGCTACGCCATGGCCAACCCCACGGCCCTGGTAATCTGGGAAGCCCAGTTCGGCGACTTCGCCAACGGTGCCCAGACCATGATTGACCAGTTCATCGTGTCGTCGGAAAGCAAGTGGCAGCGCATGAACGGCGTGGTGCTGCAGCTGCCCCACGGCTACGAAGGCCAGGGCCCCGAGCACTCCAACGCCCGCCCCGAGCGGTTCCTGCAGCTGGCCGCAGAGAACAACATCATCGTGGCCAACATGACCACGCCGGCCAACTTCTTCCACGCGCTGCGCCGGCAGCTGACCTGGGAGTTCCGCAAGCCGCTGGTGGTGATGTCGCCGAAGTCGATGCTGCGCCACCCGCTGTGCGTGTCGCCGGTGGAGGAGTTCACCTCCGGCCACTTCCGCGAGGTGCTCGGCGACGTGTACGCTGACGCCAAGAAGGTGAAGCGCGTGCTGCTGTGCTCGGGCAAAGTGTACTTCGATTTGCTGGACGAGCAGCAGCAGTCGGGCCGCACCGACGTGGCTATTGTGCGCCTCGAGCAGTTGCACCCCTTCCCCAAGAAGCAGCTCGACGCCGAGCTGGCCAAGTACCCCAAAGCCAAGCTGTACTGGGTGCAGGAAGAGCCCGAGAACATGGGCTACTGGAACTACCTGCTGCGCTTTATGCGCCGCGAGCTGGAAGATGTGATTTCGCGCAAGCCCTCGGCCTCGCCGGCTACCGGCTACAACAAGGTGCACGTGAAGGAGCAGAAGGACCTCGTGGCCCGCGCCTTCGACAAGCCCAAGGAAGCCGTGGCCGACGACAACATCAAAGCCACCGCCGAAGTAGCCAAGAAGCAGGACTAG
- the odhB gene encoding 2-oxoglutarate dehydrogenase complex dihydrolipoyllysine-residue succinyltransferase → MGLEIKIPAVGESITEVTIAKWLKADGDTVKRDEILAELESDKATFELPAEADGVLKIRVAEGETIGIGTTIAEIDGAGSAATPAAAAPAASAPAAPAADPVSQGEQNPTASDQAGYGGQPAGGAAAPAAAPAGNGGGATVEMTIPAVGESITEVTVAKWLKEDGAQVQRDEIIAELESDKATFELPAEGTGILRHAAKEGETIGIGATIARIEGGSGAAPASAPAAAPAAAQSAPAAAAPAASATTSYATGTPSPAAGKILGEKGINPADVQGSGRDGRITKEDAQNAQAKPAAPAPATAPAKPAAAAAPATGNSQPATGNRTQRRERMSNLRKTVARRLVSVKNETAMLTTFNEVNMQPIMDLRNKFKDKFKEKHSVGLGFMSFFTKAVCVALKEWPAVNAQIDGTDIVYNDFCDISIAVSAPKGLVVPVIRNAEELSFDGIEKEIVRLATLARDNKLTIEQMTGGTFTITNGGVFGSMMSTPIINAPQSAILGMHNIVQRPIAENGQVVIRPMMYLALSYDHRIIDGRESVSFLVRVKELLEDPTRLLLGV, encoded by the coding sequence ATGGGTCTGGAAATTAAAATCCCCGCCGTCGGCGAGTCCATCACCGAAGTAACCATTGCCAAGTGGCTGAAAGCCGACGGTGACACCGTGAAGCGCGACGAGATTCTGGCCGAGCTGGAATCCGACAAAGCCACGTTCGAGCTGCCCGCCGAGGCCGACGGCGTGCTGAAAATCCGCGTTGCCGAGGGCGAAACCATCGGTATCGGCACCACCATTGCCGAAATCGACGGTGCTGGTTCGGCAGCCACGCCGGCCGCTGCTGCTCCGGCTGCCAGCGCCCCCGCCGCTCCCGCTGCCGACCCGGTAAGCCAGGGCGAGCAGAACCCCACCGCCAGCGACCAGGCCGGCTACGGTGGCCAGCCCGCCGGCGGTGCCGCCGCTCCGGCAGCTGCTCCCGCCGGCAACGGCGGTGGTGCTACTGTGGAAATGACGATTCCGGCCGTGGGCGAAAGCATCACGGAAGTGACGGTGGCCAAGTGGCTGAAGGAAGACGGCGCCCAGGTGCAGCGCGACGAAATCATTGCCGAGTTGGAATCGGATAAGGCCACATTTGAGCTTCCCGCTGAAGGCACCGGCATCCTGCGCCACGCCGCCAAGGAAGGCGAAACCATCGGCATCGGTGCGACCATTGCCCGCATCGAAGGCGGCAGCGGTGCTGCTCCGGCTTCGGCTCCCGCCGCTGCACCAGCCGCTGCCCAGTCTGCTCCGGCCGCTGCGGCTCCGGCGGCTTCGGCAACCACCAGCTACGCTACCGGCACGCCTTCGCCGGCAGCCGGCAAAATCCTCGGCGAAAAAGGCATCAACCCCGCCGACGTGCAGGGCTCGGGCCGGGATGGTCGCATCACCAAAGAAGATGCCCAGAACGCCCAGGCTAAGCCTGCCGCACCGGCTCCGGCCACTGCTCCCGCCAAGCCCGCTGCTGCCGCTGCTCCTGCCACCGGCAACTCGCAACCCGCAACTGGCAACAGAACGCAGCGCCGTGAGCGGATGAGCAACCTGCGCAAGACGGTTGCCCGCCGCCTGGTGTCGGTGAAGAATGAGACGGCCATGCTCACCACCTTCAACGAGGTGAACATGCAGCCCATCATGGACCTGCGCAACAAGTTCAAGGACAAGTTCAAGGAGAAGCACTCGGTAGGCCTCGGCTTCATGTCGTTCTTCACCAAGGCCGTGTGCGTGGCCCTGAAAGAGTGGCCCGCCGTGAATGCCCAGATTGATGGCACCGACATCGTGTACAACGACTTCTGCGACATCAGCATTGCTGTATCGGCCCCTAAAGGGCTGGTGGTACCGGTAATCCGGAACGCTGAGGAGCTGTCGTTTGATGGCATCGAGAAGGAAATCGTGCGCCTCGCCACGCTGGCCCGCGACAACAAGCTCACCATCGAGCAGATGACCGGCGGTACGTTCACCATCACCAACGGCGGCGTGTTTGGCTCTATGATGAGCACCCCCATCATCAACGCCCCGCAGTCGGCCATTCTGGGTATGCACAACATCGTGCAGCGCCCCATTGCCGAAAACGGCCAGGTGGTGATTCGCCCCATGATGTACCTCGCCCTGAGCTACGACCACCGCATCATCGACGGCCGCGAGTCGGTGTCGTTCCTGGTGCGCGTGAAAGAGCTGCTCGAAGACCCAACCCGTCTGCTGCTGGGCGTGTAA
- a CDS encoding group III truncated hemoglobin, whose amino-acid sequence MQTSAPLHDIQTEGDIKTLVDTLCHKATQDTLLGASFGAAARIHWPHYLTSQYRYWSSTLLGQGAAEGEPLPEQVALPRSGAHVEHWLNLFSSTVEEYFTGSKAEEAKQLARQMATRLSASRTRELPVD is encoded by the coding sequence ATGCAAACCTCTGCCCCGCTCCACGACATTCAGACCGAAGGCGACATCAAGACGCTCGTTGACACGCTGTGCCACAAGGCTACGCAGGACACGCTGCTTGGTGCCAGCTTTGGAGCCGCTGCCCGCATTCACTGGCCCCACTACCTCACGTCGCAGTACCGCTACTGGAGTAGCACGCTGCTGGGGCAGGGCGCTGCCGAAGGCGAGCCGCTGCCAGAGCAAGTAGCGCTGCCACGCAGCGGGGCCCACGTAGAGCACTGGCTGAACCTATTTTCTTCCACCGTAGAAGAGTATTTCACCGGTTCCAAGGCCGAAGAAGCCAAGCAGCTGGCCCGCCAGATGGCCACCCGCCTCAGCGCCTCCCGCACCCGCGAGTTGCCGGTCGACTAA
- a CDS encoding MGH1-like glycoside hydrolase domain-containing protein — translation MSRLSCFTGFLLGLGFLAACQMTKSTSSPTAGAPAAAPAAPVWQSAAYTIYRDSLVQGRFTARALSRRELTSNYQSPANAFQSPQVSFKFSINGKDNEMPPGQDHLFLALPAAGGAALETPVIVFGQQSVDKRPVPANQYLAPNTPLTIRLDLRPVLAAFRQQGYYTLYNGQKLYQADFKHVFVAGNTAPLSWDFDNLINKPPLELKDPDGNGIYETTVVLNAHSDQKSTAARWQATLDVSALPQLTSDFPLLDALYNMALEEAKRAVEPDGTFRTGQEWAGVWTRDISYSIILSQALLQPEAAKTSLLRKVTPEGRIIQDTGTGGAYPVSTDRIIWATAAWEIYLATGDEAWLRQVYPIIRRTIEDDEQVAYDPNSRQAYVQSSLLKPGEASPFNAANRLTHLVRGESSFLDWREQTYPKWMQPADIYQSENLGTNAAHYQGNIVLGMMAEKLGETAVARDAQARAARIKQGINQHLWLPDKGYYGQFRYGRVHQQVSPKAEALGEALAVLFGVAEGSRASTVVARTPVMDYGVPCIYPQISGIPPYHNNAVWPFVQSYWGLAAAKVGNETAFLESLMAVARPAALFLTNKENFVASNGDFAGTQINSSNMLWSLSGALGLVYKGLFGMDFQPSQLTFRPFVPQALAGTRRLSNFRYRGAVLDIEMTGFGQGIQRITLDGQPLPEATLPATLTGAHTVRIELANTPPPASSQNKVAHHVAPPTPAVRYAAGTLAWPAVEGARAYQVLRNGQFAARTTETTYPVPAGQPFSEYQVVAIDAQGFESFASEPVVPEAVRYTQVVEIEAAALRVERVHKDHVGEGYTGNGFVIVSKDLNRRLVVPVSVPTAGVYALNFRYANGNGPINTSNKCAIRTLRLGTQLLGTVVLPQRGVDEWSDWGYSNPLVVRLPRGKSVLTLALDPANENMNGAVNEAILDQLRLIRVQ, via the coding sequence ATGTCCCGACTTTCCTGCTTTACCGGCTTCCTGCTCGGCCTCGGCTTTCTTGCTGCCTGCCAGATGACCAAATCCACCTCCTCCCCTACCGCCGGCGCGCCGGCTGCGGCGCCGGCCGCGCCCGTGTGGCAATCGGCGGCCTACACCATCTACCGCGACTCGCTGGTGCAGGGCCGCTTCACGGCTCGGGCCCTGTCGCGCCGGGAGCTGACGAGCAACTACCAGAGCCCGGCCAACGCCTTCCAGAGCCCGCAGGTGAGCTTCAAGTTCAGTATCAACGGCAAGGACAACGAAATGCCGCCCGGCCAGGACCACCTGTTTCTGGCGCTGCCGGCCGCTGGGGGCGCAGCCCTCGAAACGCCGGTTATCGTGTTCGGGCAGCAGTCGGTGGACAAGCGGCCGGTGCCGGCCAACCAGTATCTGGCGCCCAACACGCCACTCACCATCCGGCTGGATTTGCGGCCCGTGCTGGCTGCCTTCCGGCAGCAGGGCTACTACACACTCTACAATGGCCAGAAGCTCTACCAGGCCGATTTCAAGCACGTCTTCGTGGCCGGCAACACCGCGCCGCTGAGCTGGGACTTCGACAACCTGATCAACAAGCCGCCACTGGAGCTGAAAGACCCCGACGGCAACGGTATCTACGAAACCACGGTGGTGCTCAACGCCCACTCCGACCAGAAAAGCACCGCCGCCCGCTGGCAGGCCACGCTCGACGTATCGGCGCTGCCACAGCTCACTTCTGATTTTCCGCTGCTCGATGCGCTGTATAATATGGCGCTGGAAGAAGCCAAGCGCGCCGTGGAGCCCGACGGCACGTTCCGCACCGGCCAGGAGTGGGCCGGCGTCTGGACCCGCGACATCAGCTACAGCATCATCCTGAGCCAGGCCCTGCTGCAGCCGGAAGCCGCCAAAACCAGTCTGCTGCGCAAGGTGACGCCCGAAGGCCGCATCATTCAGGACACCGGCACCGGCGGCGCCTACCCGGTTTCCACCGACCGGATTATCTGGGCCACGGCCGCCTGGGAAATCTACCTGGCCACCGGCGACGAAGCGTGGCTCCGGCAGGTATACCCCATCATCCGGCGCACCATCGAAGACGACGAGCAGGTGGCCTACGACCCTAACAGCCGCCAAGCCTACGTGCAGTCGTCATTGCTGAAGCCCGGCGAGGCAAGCCCGTTTAATGCGGCCAACCGCCTGACGCATCTGGTGCGCGGCGAATCGTCGTTTCTGGACTGGCGCGAGCAGACCTACCCCAAGTGGATGCAGCCCGCCGACATCTACCAGAGCGAAAATCTGGGCACCAACGCCGCGCACTACCAGGGCAACATCGTGCTGGGCATGATGGCTGAAAAGCTAGGCGAAACCGCCGTAGCGCGCGACGCACAGGCTCGCGCCGCGCGCATCAAGCAAGGTATTAACCAACACCTGTGGCTGCCTGATAAAGGCTATTACGGCCAATTCCGCTATGGCCGCGTGCATCAGCAGGTGTCGCCTAAAGCGGAGGCCCTAGGCGAGGCGCTGGCGGTGCTGTTTGGGGTGGCTGAAGGCAGCCGCGCCAGCACCGTGGTAGCCCGCACGCCCGTCATGGACTACGGCGTGCCGTGCATCTACCCGCAGATTTCGGGCATCCCGCCCTACCACAACAACGCCGTGTGGCCCTTCGTGCAGAGCTACTGGGGGCTGGCGGCGGCCAAAGTCGGCAACGAAACGGCTTTCCTGGAAAGCCTGATGGCCGTGGCCCGGCCCGCGGCGCTGTTTCTCACCAACAAGGAAAACTTCGTGGCCAGCAACGGCGACTTCGCCGGCACTCAAATCAACAGCAGCAACATGCTCTGGAGCCTCTCGGGCGCGCTGGGGCTGGTGTACAAGGGGCTGTTTGGCATGGATTTCCAGCCCAGTCAGCTTACGTTCCGGCCGTTTGTGCCGCAGGCGCTGGCGGGCACGCGCCGGCTCAGCAACTTCCGCTACCGGGGCGCCGTGCTGGATATCGAAATGACCGGTTTCGGCCAAGGCATCCAGCGGATTACGCTGGACGGCCAGCCGCTGCCCGAAGCTACTCTCCCGGCCACCCTCACCGGCGCGCACACCGTCCGGATTGAGCTGGCCAACACGCCGCCGCCGGCCTCGTCGCAGAACAAAGTGGCGCATCACGTAGCGCCGCCCACGCCCGCCGTGCGCTACGCGGCCGGCACCCTGGCGTGGCCCGCCGTGGAAGGTGCCCGCGCCTACCAGGTGCTGCGCAACGGCCAGTTTGCGGCTCGCACCACCGAAACCACCTACCCCGTGCCCGCGGGCCAGCCGTTCAGCGAGTACCAAGTGGTAGCCATCGACGCCCAGGGCTTCGAGAGCTTCGCCAGTGAGCCAGTGGTACCGGAGGCGGTCCGCTACACGCAGGTGGTGGAAATTGAGGCGGCCGCGCTTCGGGTGGAGAGAGTCCACAAGGACCATGTTGGGGAAGGCTACACTGGCAATGGTTTCGTTATTGTCAGTAAAGACCTGAATCGCCGCCTTGTAGTGCCGGTATCAGTGCCAACGGCGGGCGTCTACGCGCTTAATTTCCGCTACGCCAACGGCAACGGCCCCATCAACACCAGCAACAAGTGCGCGATTCGCACGTTGCGCCTCGGGACGCAATTGCTGGGCACGGTGGTACTACCGCAGCGTGGCGTGGATGAGTGGTCGGACTGGGGCTACTCCAACCCCCTTGTGGTGCGGCTGCCCCGTGGCAAGTCGGTACTAACCCTGGCCCTGGACCCGGCCAACGAGAATATGAATGGCGCCGTGAACGAAGCAATTTTGGACCAGTTGCGCCTGATTCGCGTGCAATAA
- a CDS encoding EamA family transporter, whose protein sequence is MPTRPRPLVFVALLALYLIWGSTYLATKVALGAWPPFLLSASRFLLAGALQYGAVRLSGAAAPSRQEWGRAAVVGFCLPLFGNGATVFAQQYIPSGTAALLVATVPMFLVLLGWAAGITARPTSKVLLGLALGLGGLGLLMSQRSAAPVLLPGHPGIGVAAVLLAAFMWSVGSLYSKKKPIAGSPFLGVGMQMLCGGGFLLVAGLLHGEAAAYDLSAVSTQAWGAFAYLVVGGSFVAFSAYIWLLRVVEPALAGTYAFVNPVVAVLLGWLFAGETLSAGMVGGAALIVVAVALVVLGGRQPKQPVQDSQS, encoded by the coding sequence ATGCCTACTCGTCCCCGTCCTCTGGTTTTTGTTGCGCTACTGGCGCTGTACCTGATCTGGGGCTCCACCTACCTGGCCACGAAGGTGGCGCTGGGAGCATGGCCGCCGTTTCTGCTATCGGCCTCGCGGTTTCTGCTGGCGGGCGCGCTGCAGTACGGGGCCGTACGTCTGAGCGGGGCCGCCGCCCCCAGCCGCCAGGAGTGGGGCCGGGCGGCCGTAGTGGGCTTCTGCCTGCCGCTGTTCGGCAACGGAGCCACGGTGTTTGCGCAGCAGTACATTCCGTCGGGGACGGCGGCGCTGCTGGTGGCCACGGTACCCATGTTTCTGGTGCTGCTGGGCTGGGCCGCCGGCATTACGGCGCGGCCAACGAGCAAAGTGCTTCTGGGACTGGCCCTTGGGCTGGGTGGGCTGGGGCTGCTGATGAGCCAGCGCAGCGCGGCGCCGGTGCTGCTGCCGGGCCACCCTGGCATTGGGGTGGCGGCGGTGCTGCTGGCGGCCTTCATGTGGTCGGTGGGCTCGTTGTATTCCAAGAAGAAGCCAATTGCCGGCTCACCATTTCTGGGCGTGGGCATGCAGATGCTGTGCGGCGGCGGGTTTCTGCTGGTGGCGGGGCTGCTGCACGGCGAGGCCGCGGCCTACGACCTGAGCGCCGTTTCGACGCAGGCCTGGGGCGCGTTTGCCTACCTGGTAGTGGGTGGCTCGTTTGTGGCGTTTTCGGCCTATATCTGGCTATTGCGGGTGGTAGAGCCGGCCCTGGCGGGCACCTACGCCTTCGTGAACCCCGTGGTGGCGGTGCTGCTGGGCTGGCTGTTTGCGGGCGAAACCCTGAGCGCTGGCATGGTCGGCGGCGCGGCCCTGATTGTGGTGGCCGTGGCCCTGGTGGTGCTGGGCGGCCGGCAGCCGAAGCAGCCGGTACAGGATTCCCAGAGTTGA
- a CDS encoding Crp/Fnr family transcriptional regulator — translation MVLLSSSAPNNCQDCRCVNRSLLGTCQLSELALISGSKVSQRYQRGQIIFQEGNRPAGLYCIHQGRVKMSKLSHDGKEQILSLRKEGDVLGFQPLCTGGNYEATAVALTDCVVCLVPRPDFYSLLEQNSQFSHALLRRLSEVLSETQQQMLHTAYKPVRERLADALLLLYRFFQPETPGPFSIPISRDDLAAITSTAKETASRLLSELREEGLIATQGSRIIVLDLPRLQKMCTPHS, via the coding sequence ATGGTTCTGCTATCCTCTTCTGCCCCCAATAATTGCCAGGACTGCCGTTGTGTAAACCGGTCGTTGCTGGGAACATGCCAGCTGAGCGAACTGGCTTTGATTTCGGGAAGCAAAGTGTCGCAGCGGTATCAGCGCGGCCAAATCATTTTTCAGGAGGGCAACCGGCCGGCCGGGCTGTATTGCATCCATCAGGGTCGGGTGAAAATGTCTAAGCTCAGCCACGACGGCAAAGAGCAGATCCTGAGTTTGCGCAAGGAAGGCGACGTACTCGGGTTTCAGCCGCTCTGTACCGGCGGCAACTACGAGGCCACTGCCGTAGCCCTCACCGACTGCGTGGTTTGCCTGGTACCGCGCCCCGACTTTTATAGCCTGCTGGAGCAAAACTCTCAGTTTTCGCATGCGCTGCTGCGGCGGCTGTCTGAGGTGCTCAGCGAAACCCAGCAGCAGATGCTGCATACTGCCTACAAGCCCGTGCGCGAGCGGCTAGCCGATGCCCTGCTGCTACTCTATCGATTCTTCCAGCCAGAAACTCCCGGCCCGTTCAGCATCCCAATTTCACGCGACGACCTGGCAGCTATTACCAGCACGGCCAAGGAAACGGCCAGCCGCCTGCTATCTGAGCTGCGCGAAGAAGGCCTGATTGCCACTCAGGGCAGCCGGATCATCGTTCTGGACTTGCCGCGCCTGCAGAAAATGTGCACGCCGCATAGCTAA